From Alloacidobacterium dinghuense:
CCACGACCCCTACAAGAATTTCAAATTCCGCGTGAAGTGGGACGGCAAGTATGTCGCGGCCGTCTCCAAGTTCAGCGGCCTCAAGCGCACCACCGAAGTCGTGGAGCACCGCGAAGGTGGCGACCCCAGCACCAGCCGGAAGTCGCCAGGACTGACTCAGTTCGCGCCTATCGTGCTCGAACGTGGGTTGACCCAGGATCACGCCTTCGAGGAATGGGCCAACCTGGTGTGGAAGCTGGGCGCAGGGCTGGGCTCCGAAGTCGCCTTGAAGGAGTTCCGCAAGGATATCGTCATCGAACTCTACAACGAAGCCGGCCAACTCGTGTACGCCTTCAAGGTCTTCCGTTGCTGGCCATCGGAATACCAGGCGCTGCCGGACCTCGATGCCGACGCCAACGCCATCGCCATAGAGCATCTGAAGCTGGAGAACGAAGGCTGGGAGCGCGACTCGTCAGTTACAGAGCCAGTCGAACCATGACAAATCGAACATCTCCGCCATTTTCCATGAAGAGAATCGCCTGTTTCATCGCCCTGATCTCCATAACCGCCGTCGCTTCCGCCCAACTCTCACCGCAGTTCACAACAACCCTCGACGGCATGATGAACAAGAACGAATTCGCCTCGGCTCACTTCGGACCCGCACGCTGGCTGCATGACGGGGCCGAATACACGACCGTCGAGCCATCTAAGGATGTTCCCAAGTCGGATGCCAATCCGAGCGGCGGCGATGACATCGTCCAGTATGAGACGGCCACCGGCAAACGGTCCGTCCTCGTCTCGGCCAAGAAACTGATTCCCACATCAGCCGGCAAACCCCTCAGCATCGACGACTACACCTGGTCGAATGACAACCGCCTGCTGCTCATCTACACAAATTCCCAAAGAGTCTGGAGACAGAACACTCGGGGCGACTACTGGGTCCTCGATCTCGCCAGCGGCAAATTGAAGCAGCTGGGCGGCGGTGGTCCCGAATCCTCCATGATGTTCGCGAAATTCTCACCTGACTCCCGCAGCGTCGCCTTTGTGCGTGCCAACAACATCTATGTCCAGGACCTGGCAACCGATGCCGTCCACGCCCTTACCACAGATGGCTCGACAACCCTAATCAACGGAACCTCGGACTGGGTGAATGAAGAAGAGCTCGAAATTCGTGACGGTTTCCGCTGGAGTCCCGACAGCCAGTCCATCGCATTCTGGCAATTCGACACCACGCAC
This genomic window contains:
- a CDS encoding phage tail protein, yielding MTEFPVNPQRHDPYKNFKFRVKWDGKYVAAVSKFSGLKRTTEVVEHREGGDPSTSRKSPGLTQFAPIVLERGLTQDHAFEEWANLVWKLGAGLGSEVALKEFRKDIVIELYNEAGQLVYAFKVFRCWPSEYQALPDLDADANAIAIEHLKLENEGWERDSSVTEPVEP